Within Nakaseomyces glabratus chromosome G, complete sequence, the genomic segment AACAACTCCTACAGGACGTGGATTGTATGAGTGGGAGAAAGGTAAAAGACAAAAAGAGCAGCACTCACACACTACTTTACTTCTGCCCTCCCCACCGAGAACAATCGAAGAGGCAGTTGCCTtccttctttcttttttttttttgaaaaactctCTTTCACTGATGAGCTACGCAAATGAGGGCAGACAATGCGGGAAAGAAGTCACCACACAGAAACACGGGTACAACACTATCTTGTTAAGCttgcaaattttttttgtcttcttcCATTCATTTAAACAGTAATTTCAATTAATGTTTTTACTTGCCAAAAAGCAAGACAAGTAACTGGTAAATTGCTaaacaagaaacaaaatgcaataaatattaatgaacTTGCAACGGGGTTTATTGGCTAACGCAGTTTGGAGAGACGAGAATCTTCCCTTTGAAAGAGTCCCCCGCCATAGCATTCAGAATTGTTATCATTTCGTAATTAAcggtttttttttgctttttctttttctgatttttttttttattaattgttCTCGATCAATTGTTTTCCTATATTTTGACATCcgattatatataatacttGATATACCCATTTTGAATTCTTCCCTTTGACCTGCTAGTATTCTCCGGTTTTGTCATTTACTGTATTTTATGCTTTCCAATTTTTACAAAACGTAACACAACCGATTAcattatcattatcagGAAACAGGAAGAcaatcatcatcaataaagTCAGAACAGAGCAAAACTAGTGCATTTTCCTACCGGACAGGAAAAGACAAATCAGACAACACAAGAATTTTAACATACATAGTCATCCAAGACAATATAGAGATTAATGCACTCCTGAGATAGGACACACAAGAATTACTATCTGACCCCACATTTCATTGCAAGGACTAAGAAGCTAAACCTGTACAAACACAATATAGAAACGATACaataattgtttttcttaatctttattttaatcttttttttttctttgaatatattccattttgaaaacagtaataaaattttttggttaCCTTgattaattaataatacTATAGCCACAAAATAAGCCATGGGAAGACCTAAAAAAGCAGTAAGTGAAGAAAACATAGAGAGGTTTCAGAGAGAGTTGGAACTCGCGGGAGATAAATTGGATGTTCTTCTGAAAGACAAGAAAGGTAGATCGAGATCATGCCTTCTTTGCAGAAGACGTAAACAGAGGTGTGATCACAAGCTTCCCAGTTGTACAGCTTGTCTCAAAGCTGCTGTCAAGTGTGTTCAACCAGCTCGATACTTCACTTCTAGCAATAACTCATCGGCTAGCAGCCCAAATACACCGCAATCAAAACCCGACAAAATTGCAAAACCGAAAGCAAAATCAACAAAGAAAGCTAAAAATTCTACTGTTAAGGGTTCAGAACAATCACAACATCCACACGAATACGCATCTAAGTTACAAAACGTTATAGATTCCCAAAACTTCCCAGTACCTAACTCCCATGTTGCGAATTCCATGTATAGAAGAAATATGCCAATGCAGAATAATTCTCATATGATGAATATGCCTTATAATGGAGCTAACGATTCTATACACATGCATCTACAACAAAGTCCGATCGTGCACCAGATACATTCGCCTTACATTAATAAAGAACATCATACAGATTCCAATAACTCGATGACATATGCATCTAATCCAAACTCTCCCTTACCAAACACATCTACCACGTTACAGCATTTCCAGCATGTATATTCAAATGGTAATGGCTCAATGAATAACATTCATACCTCTAATAATATGCTCCCCAAGCAGACAAGCTTACCACCTTTATCAACACCTTTGATGAAGCAGGAATACAACAACTTTTCAATGCAAAGGAGCCCTTCAAATGAACAATATGTAGCATCGTGCCCAGAATCCGAATCCTCAAGGATAAATTTACCAGTTTCTCTAACAAAGGTAGCTAAGAAAAATGAGtcgaagaaaaagaagaataaaaatgaaacgAATCAAGACAAGGATGAATATACATTATTCttggaaaagaaacttAAATATCTGGAGAAAATTATAGACACACAACCAAACTCTCCTGCCtacttgaaaaaaatcaagCAATATAAGAAGATTTCCCATCTTCTTGGGGATATAGGAAACTTAGAAgacattgaaaagaaacttaagaaagaaaataatgcTGCAGGTTCACCACAAGCTGGTAACAATTCATTGGGGCAACCATCTTCAGCTATTTCTACTCCAACAGCATCCATAGCTACACCAAATTCTGGTATTCTACCTCTGCCACCTGTGCAAGGGAACCATTCTAATGTTTATCCAATTAGATCACCATACACTTCTAATGGAACCCCGGTAGATTCTACAAACAAGGATACAATACCGGCATTGTCTTCGGACTCCTTAGATTCAGTCGATTTTTCGAAGTGCATATTCGGAAAGTATAACCTTAAAGAGTTCTTATCATATGACCCTGCGTTTGAGTTTGACGAGCAACTATCGAGATCATTCTTAGACACCTTTTTCACCAGATTGCAATTCAAATATCCACTTttagatgaagatgaaatctACACATTTCATGAGAACTATTTGAAAAACCAAATTTATTCATATTCAGAGACAAACTTCCATTTTGCATGTGGCCGTATGTGGATGGTTTTCACAATTAGTGCATGTCTACCTATGACAACTGGTAAATATAAGGGACAACCTCCAGTACGGTATTTTTCAACTGCTATTAGACATATAACTAGATGTGGAAATAAACTTACTCCTGTCCAGGAACTAGAATTATCAACTCTGCTTGTATTATACATAGTTCGTACTGATAGCGACTCCATGCTTTTGTATGAAATTATCAAGGACGTTATGAACATATGCAAAAACAAACTGCAATTGCATAAGTGGCACGCAAATGACCAATTTGCAAGTAAGAAACTAAGATTATTCTGGTGTGTTTACTTATTAGAAAGGATGATTTGTGTTGCTGTTGGTAAACCATACACAATtcatgaaaatgaaatagaaGTACCATTTTTTGACGAAAATTCATTCTTCACACATAGCACTTTTAATACTTCGTCTCCAAGAAGAAGCGGAGTCCATTTTATCAATCAATCTTTGAAGCTAAGAAGAATCGAGTCACACTTTGTTGAGGTTTTAAAAATTCTACCGGCAACTGAAAGAAGGACTAACAATAAATCTgagattgaaaaacaaCTCCCTGTTGTGAAACGAGCATTTCATGAACTAGAGCTTTGGAGAGCTGGTTGTTTGAGCAACGAGTTGAGaaattttgagaatgaAACCCTAAAACTGTATTATTATAGATCTGTGAGATTATTAATCCAACCTTTCTTAGAGGTCCTCAGACCAGAGGATAGGCTTTTCAGGGAATGTCAAGCCTCTGCTGGACAAATTTGTCAACTTTACAAAATCTTTCATCAGAAAACGGTAACTGGTCATTCCACGCCTGCTGTACATACAGTATTTGTTGCTGGAGTTACGTTAATTTACTGTATGTGGTTAGCTAGGAATTACGATGACGAAAAGAGAAGGAAATTAGGTGATATTTCAAAACACACCAGGCCTCTTGTCAGTGCTAGTCTGTTCTCGACAATGGACGACCTGAGAGCGTGTTCAGTTTGTCTATATGTGATGACCGAAAGATCCCACTTCGCTAAAATTTTCCGTGATACTTTCGATCAATTGATGAATGCCACTGTTGGCAACCTTATCGAGCGTTGTGGTCCTGACTCAGCTGAATTAATCTATATGAAacaaaacaagaagaaaggaAATACAGGGAAAGGCAATCAAATCACAGATGTATGCGGAAACTCAGATGAACCTAGGAATAAATCTAATATGTCAAAGGAAGATTCCAaaaatcaaacaaaaagtAAAGCGGAtcttgatgatgaaatttcCTCTACTTCATCTGATATGATGATAAGCAAAAATGGTATGCCACCTGCTGTTGATAGAACTTTTGGTAAAAGACAAGCTAGTGAGCATGTTGGTTTTGTAGAAAACTCTCAAGTTGATCTTGATAATGCCGAGAAggaaaaactcaaaatGCAAAAAGGTGTGCTGGAAAAAACAACTGTTCCCAAGGGTTTGTCACATCTACTtatagaagaaaatgaaatgttaatggaagaaaacaacaaatgCAACGAGGAAAAGAGTCAATCCcttttatcaaaaaacaGTCCTGAACCTACTCACTTGATAAGAAATACAGAAAGTGTGAAAAGTATGGATAGCAGTGGTACAAGCTCACCTGTCataaatgaatatattgttcAGAAGCCTATTAATGCTACTTCGTTTGATTGGAACTTATTTAAACAACAAGCGTTCCTACAGCAACACCTGGCACAGCAAAATCTTCAAGCATATTTATCATCATtgaaatatgaaaatgatggCCTAGAATCTAATTCTGCTAGTGAACAGGCTGGACATTCTACTAGTTTTACAGGTCAACTTGGATTTAACCCATCCACTGATAACAGATTCAATATGAATAATGGTGCTAGAAACCAAAATGGATTCCCAACTTTGATTAATAGCCCATCTGCATCATTAGGTGCCAATTCACCTCCTTTAACGACAGAGACGTATCCACCTCATGCCAATGTGtcttcttccaaaaaaGAGGAACGCGACCCTAACCTGCATTATAGCAGTTCTGTTAATAACCAGTCACCTTTGCATTCGGTAACTAGTGCCCATACTCCGAATAACCAAACTTCTCAACCAGGAAATCCTACTTCATATTCCTCGGCTAATCCTAACAATAATATCTTGAATGTATCCTCCAATACTGCAAACAATAAAACAAATGGAATGATTCTGTTTAGTAATGGTACCCATGATAtgattaataatatttcaACCTGGACAAATGACTCAGTTGTCGAATTCATGAATACAGAAGATGACGGCTTGAATTCCAAAAGCACGGGTGAAATGTCACAAACCAAAACGACTAGCGTTCAGAAACCAAATGAATTTACCTCTGGTAATGCGAATACTGGAGGGCAAAATACCATAAGCAGAAGCGGTACTCCAGCTTGGAGTATGGCAAATGGATACATGTCTGGTATTACTTTTAGTAGTGGAACTGATGCAAGGAATGATACTAGTAATGGCTCCAACCCAACCAGTAACAATAATGGCAACAATAGTAATATCGATGGATACAAcatgaatatattttccAGCATGGGCTCTTTA encodes:
- a CDS encoding uncharacterized protein (CAGL0G09757g~Has domain(s) with predicted DNA binding, RNA polymerase II transcription factor activity, sequence-specific DNA binding, zinc ion binding activity and role in regulation of transcription, DNA-templated, transcription, DNA-templated), which translates into the protein MGRPKKAVSEENIERFQRELELAGDKLDVLLKDKKGRSRSCLLCRRRKQRCDHKLPSCTACLKAAVKCVQPARYFTSSNNSSASSPNTPQSKPDKIAKPKAKSTKKAKNSTVKGSEQSQHPHEYASKLQNVIDSQNFPVPNSHVANSMYRRNMPMQNNSHMMNMPYNGANDSIHMHLQQSPIVHQIHSPYINKEHHTDSNNSMTYASNPNSPLPNTSTTLQHFQHVYSNGNGSMNNIHTSNNMLPKQTSLPPLSTPLMKQEYNNFSMQRSPSNEQYVASCPESESSRINLPVSLTKVAKKNESKKKKNKNETNQDKDEYTLFLEKKLKYLEKIIDTQPNSPAYLKKIKQYKKISHLLGDIGNLEDIEKKLKKENNAAGSPQAGNNSLGQPSSAISTPTASIATPNSGILPLPPVQGNHSNVYPIRSPYTSNGTPVDSTNKDTIPALSSDSLDSVDFSKCIFGKYNLKEFLSYDPAFEFDEQLSRSFLDTFFTRLQFKYPLLDEDEIYTFHENYLKNQIYSYSETNFHFACGRMWMVFTISACLPMTTGKYKGQPPVRYFSTAIRHITRCGNKLTPVQELELSTLLVLYIVRTDSDSMLLYEIIKDVMNICKNKLQLHKWHANDQFASKKLRLFWCVYLLERMICVAVGKPYTIHENEIEVPFFDENSFFTHSTFNTSSPRRSGVHFINQSLKLRRIESHFVEVLKILPATERRTNNKSEIEKQLPVVKRAFHELELWRAGCLSNELRNFENETLKLYYYRSVRLLIQPFLEVLRPEDRLFRECQASAGQICQLYKIFHQKTVTGHSTPAVHTVFVAGVTLIYCMWLARNYDDEKRRKLGDISKHTRPLVSASLFSTMDDLRACSVCLYVMTERSHFAKIFRDTFDQLMNATVGNLIERCGPDSAELIYMKQNKKKGNTGKGNQITDVCGNSDEPRNKSNMSKEDSKNQTKSKADLDDEISSTSSDMMISKNGMPPAVDRTFGKRQASEHVGFVENSQVDLDNAEKEKLKMQKGVLEKTTVPKGLSHLLIEENEMLMEENNKCNEEKSQSLLSKNSPEPTHLIRNTESVKSMDSSGTSSPVINEYIVQKPINATSFDWNLFKQQAFLQQHLAQQNLQAYLSSLKYENDGLESNSASEQAGHSTSFTGQLGFNPSTDNRFNMNNGARNQNGFPTLINSPSASLGANSPPLTTETYPPHANVSSSKKEERDPNLHYSSSVNNQSPLHSVTSAHTPNNQTSQPGNPTSYSSANPNNNILNVSSNTANNKTNGMILFSNGTHDMINNISTWTNDSVVEFMNTEDDGLNSKSTGEMSQTKTTSVQKPNEFTSGNANTGGQNTISRSGTPAWSMANGYMSGITFSSGTDARNDTSNGSNPTSNNNGNNSNIDGYNMNIFSSMGSLLHNGAPSVDADGNNDGTEIYSEMLF